The genomic stretch ACTTAGACCTTTGGGAAAATCTCATTGTGTTTATTAAgtatatattttagaaaaacagtcttaaaaggaattaaaaattaggtttttgtctcattttgtagaatctcagaatggtttgggttgaaagggaccaaGGGATGCAACCTGCTCAATCTGGTCACTCATTTCATAATTTCTGTAAGTTTCAGCCCATTCTCTCAGAATTAATACATTGATTTAGGGTATTTTTAGGGTGCTTTGGTGCTTTGATTTTCTAGAAATTCCCCTTCAGGTCTGATATCCAAGAGCTGGCCTTGCTCTGGGGCCTGGGAAGTCTGTTGTACTCTTAGCTCTGTGCATCTCTTCACCATTCCACAGCCTGAGCTTGTGGAATTGGAGTTGGTTTCCTTTGAGAGCCAATAACTGAAAACGATGTTAAAAAGGATCAAAAAAAAGCTGATAATTCtgatagatttaaaaaatattgctttaacATCTACTGCTCAAATCAAGCAGAGTGCTCTGGTTCGCTTCCAGCAGAGAGACATGAGTGTCGTGttggtatttttaaagctttatgTGCAAGACATCAGTTGGTGTTGCCAAACTCTGATTTAAATTTATACATCCTGGCTCAGCctgtttgttaaaaaaaaagaaaaagaaaaacctcccCCAGCATAACAAATTCAGTATCTTTTCTTTATTGCAAATTTTCTGGCATCCGATGTCGTGACCTGCACAGTGTAGTTATTGTCTCTTTATCTGATCCATTGACTAATTCAACATTATTGTTTCAATAATATTATTTCAGGCCAGGTAACACACTCGGGTTACCTCTGTGATGACACAAAACATGGCACAGCTTCCAGTGAGTCACAGCTCCACAGTGTGTGCAAATAAATAACAGGAATGGTGAAAAATAACCCGGATCCTGTATTTTTAGCAGTCCAGTGTGATGCTGGGGGCAGGaagggtgctgggtgctggtgggtgggaGCCCCAGGGTGTGgctcaggggctgtgcagggacacagggagttGGTCCTTGGCAGCTTCTTGTCCTTTTCTGAGGAGGTGGGAGACTTCTGGCTGCCCCCATGTctgggggggacattggggtggaGGAGGCTCTGTGCCCACCATGGCCCTGGTGGGGCTGTTCTGGTGTggaaaggagaagcaggagggctggaagtGGGTCTGGAGTGCTGAGGGAGGCTCTGTGTGGTGAGTTGGCACAACCCCTGTGTGGTGGGGCTGCTGATTTTGTGCTTGGTTCTCTTTAGTGTGGATCCCCCGGTCTCGCTGAGGGCTCAGCCCTGTGGAAGGAGCAGCCTGACTGCCAGGCTGGTGTATTTTAGgggtgcagggaaggaggggattGCTCCTAAAGttcacagagcagggcactCCTCCCTGAGGTGCTGGCCCTTCCCCCTGCAGGGGATTTGAGGGTAATGAATTGGTGAGcccctgtgtgccaggctgtggggcagagcaACCCCAGCATCACCCTGAGTtccttggcagggctggagagcatCAAATAACCAATTCTGGGCTACTCTCTGCTTGTATTTTTAGAATAATTGCTATAAAcattcttgggatttttttaaaaagaaccaCAACAAccatttatatatttaacaatatatatttatatatatatatataatttctagATCAGTACATTCATCAGtacttgtttttcttcacaaacaGAAGAACTCTTACAATAGTAgactttctaaaataaatactattaaaatagagcttcaaaataaatattctataCAAAGAAAAACCTTCTGTGGTAACTTTTCAGGGTGTACATGTGAGGGGGTGGTAACAGGAGATGGGGGAAGTATTTCTCAGGTGTCTGAGcgtgggaggggaagggaataCCCAGTGCTGGGAAGGGTGAGGGCTCGTCAGGGTGGCAAAGCCAGTGCCCAGGGAGCACCAAATCTGGGATCTGCTCCTGGCACCtggtgggcacagggctgtggtgaCAGGGTGTGACAGGGTGACTGGGGATGTGGTGTGGCATTGCCAGCACCCTCAGGTCCCCCCTTCTGGCTGTCTGGGCTGTTGTGTGAGGGCAGGGGCAAACCCTGCCATGAACCTGCTGCAGCAActagcagagctgcagcaattAGCAGTGCAGGTGCCCTgccatcctcctgctcctccaaagcatggcacctgtgccagggacagctgccctgacctgccctcctgcctctgtGAGTGCCCCACCTCAGCGCCATGGCTGCAGAGGTTAGTGCTCGTTAGCAGCTGTCCCTCATTAGCagggggctctgccctgggaggatggcagagctgtggggctgtgacATGGTGGTGCCCATGGTACATCTCTGGGGTGGCAGGAGACCCAAGTACCTTCACAGGGAGagggggatggagctgctgggatggggaggagagggaatatGGATTTTATAGACAGGAACTGCTCcctctggcagagccctggctcaggccaagccctgccctgccccagctccagacAGGGCTCAGCACCTTCCTGCCTTGccttgggctgggagggctggggcagagtccaggggccgtgctgggagccaggggaggagggagggtcACTCTGCTACACTGACCACTGCTCTAACACGTCCACGAGGCTTGGCAGGCTCCAGCACGGCTTACAGGGCTGAGAtatcaaaacaaaccaacagagAAATAGTTTACAGCTATGTACAGTGAGAGGGAACCCcgctgggagggctgggggtaTGTACATGAGTGTAGATTGGCACAGTGGCCACCATTCCAGAGGTGCCTTTGCTCACAAGGACCGTGCAGCCAAGCCATGGGCTCTGCCAGTGAGGGTTCTCAGCACAGATTCCCCAGGGACAGAGGGTCAGAAAGGCAAAGCAGCCGTGGGTGGAGGCCATTTGGACACGTGTGGTCCCAACAGAGGAGGGCAGCAGGTAAATACCTCTCCTGCTGGCCTTTTCTAGCTTGTTTGTATCTCCGGAAAATGATTTCTCTTATTAAATACAATATCTTATACATTCAACCAACAGTTCAGCTAGTTTGGGGTTGgtttccttttatcttttcccCTCCAATTTGTGCAAGATAATAAATACAGCTCTGGATCCCCACCTGCTTCCTGGTGCCCACATACAGTTAGCATGAGGCTACCCTATAGGACCAGGTATCTGGTAACAGacatttcatccttttttctgTGATTCAGCATGTACAAGCTAGCAAATGTCATAAATAGAAAagttggttggttttcttttttttaactcccCCATTCAATAAATATCTATGATTCCATTGAGCTAAACCCCAAGCCATCCAGCTGAGCTGAATTCTGCAACCCAAAGACACCAAAGTCCCACCAgggtgctcctgccagcccctaCCCAGGCCAAGGGGATTCCTGGAAATGCTACATGAGCTCTGCCTATTGCTTGTCTAATTAGAGATGACAtttcactgtcactgctgtgcatTTACTGAGGAAATCTCCTCTAATTAAAAACACCAAGAGAGACTAGGTCAGTTTTCTGCATGCAACAAGTACCTACCTACTCATTAGAGTGTTGCATGTTTGGACCAAGATTCTTGTTTAGCACCTTGTAGCTGTCAAGAGAGAGGGGTCACAGCATCCTTGGGGCAGGCGGAACAGCCCCAGGatgaggcagggacagagccaatATTTGTGTGCTGAAAACCATGGGCCTGCTCGTTAACTGCGCTCTCTTCCTTCCCCGGCTTTCCCTGGTGTGTGTTAACACTAAAATAAACACTAAAAGCAttctttacatttaaaaagaCACTTTTGTACAGAAGAGGCAAAAGTCAAACAGCAGCAATAGGGGTGGGGGAATGTGCTGTACTTCAAGCAAATGCCATTCGCCCCCAAGACAAAAACAAATCTTAATATCTAAAGAGCAAGGAAGAGCTTGTTCCAGGAGGGGAGGTACTGGATTGAGATCCCTAGAAAAATACATCTATGTGCATCGTACACTTAGGTTTGTGGGACTTCTTACCAGAGCTTAAGAGGTTTAGAGGAGCAAACCCTGTCTGTCTTCGCTTTGTGGCTGGAGTTGCATCCCCTTTGCTCTGCACCAGGAGTGAGCTGGGCCTGGGGGAAACGGGATCAGCCCCTTCTtcctgcacaggggctgctctgctgagggaaAACTCATATTCCATTGAGTGAAACCTGATGCCATGGATCAGCTTACAGGCAGGAGGACCCGGTGTTGATACAACTGCCTGAACACATCCTGCTGCAGTTCCTCCcgggaggagcagccctgctaCCATCTTGCTTTAGAAAGAGGGTCCAGACCAGTGGGGCCGGGTGGGATACGCCCAAAGGGCAGAAGATCCATCAACAAATGAAATGTAGCTTCACTTCTGGTCCAAAAATCTTTGAGGGACGCAGAAAGCTTTTGAGAGACACGTACTTTGTGTGCAACCAGCCCTTGGAGTGGTGTCTaggagggaaggagggtggAGGGAGTTCCCCCATCACCTTCAACAGGCTGCTGGGAGCAAGCTGGGGTTTGGAAGGAGACAGGAAGCAAGTAGCCCGCCCTGAATCTGAATTCAAAGCAGCTttttgcagctgggaatggggattggCTGCGAGGCGGTGCCTGCCAAGCGAGCAGTTAATGGTTCCTGTGGTGTGCAGGCCTGGTGAGCAGCCGTCCCTCCAAGCTGGGAGTTTTTCAGCAGCTGTACTTCATGATGTACATGGGTTTGCAGCCTTCACTCTGCATTATTAACATTCCTTCTTTGGCCCCATCTATTTAAACTGCGACCAGTTCCAAAAACCCTGAATAACCCAAAGTGCTTCAGTTTGTGGAAATAGTTGCTTCTGCTTTCTCCGAAGGCAAGAGGCCGACGCTCTCCTCAGAACACAGGTTATTAAAAAGAGCCAACACCACCCTGCTCCATGCAGCATCCTCCCAACTCCACCATTAAAAGGGCTTTTCTGCCCCTTTGCTCTCGGGCAATGCCTTGCAAATGACACTGTTTGTGTTTTTGCATCTGCACCCGGGCCGGCTCACTCGGTCGTAGCATCGCTGGGACAGCTTGACGCAGCCGGTGGCCGGCAGGtagcagagcaggcagggcagcaccagggacagggcGCTCATGAAGGACCAGCGGGCGCAGCAGTTggactgggagcaggagcagggctggtcaGCGCACGTGCCCTCGTCGTCCTCGTTGGTGCAGTGGTAGAAGATGCCCTTGACCAGGCACATGCAGGTGGAGTAGTTGACCAGGTTCTGCGCCGAGCACAGACACTCCTGGTTGCACACCCAGCACGAGGGCAGAGTCCGGGGCAGGGCACACTCCTTGCACTTGCATTTCCCACAGGCCTCGCACAGCAGGAAGTGCTTGTCCAGCTCCTGGGACACGGGGCCCTTCAGGTCCAGGGGTTTGCAGTTGATCACCTTGGGCTGGATGCGGACGGCGCGGGGGGACGATTGCTCCGCCACGGGCACCGGGGCCATGTGGTCCAGCAGCCTTTGGTCTGAGgacgtgctgctgctgctgctgatggagctggggcGCCCACTGAAGGAGATCCAGGGGTGGGTGACATCCTGCTCGCAGCGCTGCGGGTGCTGGCTGGCcgagcccagctcctggggggcTCGGGGACGCTTCTGGGCGGGCGGCTGGGAGGCGCCGGGGTTGTCGGTGTAGTCGTTCTCCAGGTGGGTGCTCTTCATCTGGTCGATGGGCAGGATGGTCAGAGGGTGCTGCAGCCGCCCGTAGGGGATCCGGCTGTCCAGCAAGGGCTGCACCATCACAGAGTTGGGAACAACGGTGATGTTGTGAGGGATCCGGGGCTCCATTGAGAAATCAGTTTGACTGCTGGGGGAGAATCTGCGCTTAAGTgtcctgggagaagggaaggagaaagaaaagggatgggggagagagagagagagagtgcaTTGTTATTGTGGTATCCtgcaatcccagcccaaaagGGCTCCTTGCTGAGGCTGGTTGTTGTGCTGAAGGTCTTGTAAGGTAAACTTGTGTTCAAGGGAGGCAGAGCACTCAGGTACAAAgtgcctccctcctcctttcctacCGTGTCCCTCTCCCTGACCTTGGCCATCTATAgctcttccagccctgggagggctgcaggCTCCTAAGGAGCCCACTCATGGTTCTACTGAGGCAAGGCACATCTTGGGGCTACTGGTGTACATTCACATGTGGTTTTGTCAGCACATTTGCTGAAATGATTTCTCTAAACTTTGGAGGTTTTCCCCAGTTGACCCCGATTCCTAAAAAACCTGATGCAGGATTGTGGCTTGTGGAAGCACTGGCCTGCTACAAAGGTGCTTTTGAGTATGGGGCTGAGCACCTGTCCTTGCTAACCAAGGATCTGCCTATGTGAGGATGGATTGATTCTGGTGAGGAAGTGTCCCCTCTccatcaggagctgctggttccAGAGGCTCCTTTATCCCTCCCAGGGGAGGTGGAAGTGCTGGCTCAGCGCCTTGTCTGGTGGGAATCCAGGGTGGGAGCCAAgggtgcagctcccaggagagcagccacaCGGCTCAGGCTGGATCCATCACCTCACACAGGTAATGAGACACTCGTGCAGCCCGCTAAGTGCGCTAATATTCAGCTGAAGTGCTGTTTACCAGCCGCTCTGGCTGAGCCCTCGGTGCCGCAGTTTCTAATTTCATTGAAAGAGTGCAATTTATCCTGGAGTCAATCCAAAGATTCAGCAGTGGCGTAGGACAAGAAACCACAGGAAGTAACTAAACTTAAATCAAAGAACGGAAACGACTCAGTTCAAATTTAGAAAGTGCACATTGTTTTCTAGTAGATGTGCCATTTCCTCACGGGGTGACCTTTATTCATAAATAATATAATGCTGGAGATCAGTTGAAAGAAGGGGTGAGTAAAGCTTTGGTCACAGgaggggaaaagctgctggtaTCAAGAAAAAGGAAGTAGTGAACAGCTTAAGGCATTGCCAGTTGTTTGTGTTCAAcaaataaattaaccttctcCAACAGCGTGAAAGATTTGGACTTGGCAGCGCTGGTTTAACAGCTGGGCTTGATGatcctaaaggtcttttccaacctaaatgattctgtgattctatgactttTAATATCACAGCagtgggaaaaaggaaaaagctgcatcCAGCTACAACCAAATAATGCAcgagaagtgtgtgtgtgtgtcaatGTGTGTGCAGTTCTGCGAGAGCACATCTCCcctaaaacaaacacaacaccACAAAAATCGGAGCAAGAACTGATTCCGCATCCTtgggagaagaaagggaagcCCATTTTTACCCCCTGACAAATGCCACCAGAGTCCACTCTTGCCTTTGTAAATCGTTGCTTTGATGGATCACTTGGcatttggggctggagcagggccagtTCTCCCGGGATCAGCCGGAGTGTGGGCAGGGCGGCACATGCTGGTCCGGgccccctctgtgccctgcaccaCACCAGCAGGAAGAAATGCTTTATTAGCAGTAATGATCTTTATTGTCATGCAgccctgatgctgctgctcttccccagtTAAAATTCTCTGCTGGGTCTTAGCcattcatttgggtttttttaatttcattattcatAGCTCATTGACATCCTGACTGGAGGAACAAGAGGGTTTATAAAGCATCTCTTCCTAGTTACTGTAtgtaaaaaacaaagagaagcaATGATTCTGACAACTATGGTGCATGCAGAGGGAAAAgaacttgattttcttttgtgcatCAGAATCCAGTGTCATGATATAAAAAGTATTTGCTGCAAGTCAGAGTTTAGCAAAATCATCAGTTCTGTGTTGGCTGTGTTACATTTGCAGGGAGACTTTGATtccactgggtttttttgttgtttttttttttttttttaaggagagaGATGCAGCTGTTTTGGTTGCCAAGAGtaagtgcagcagagctgatctTAGATGGAAGGTAGCTGGAGGAAatggtggcagtgctgcagggtgtTCCAGCCTGTCTGCTCCTCCTCACCCTGCCTTCGTGGCctctccagggctctctgcccACTCCCACTTGGTACCAGCTCTCAGGAATCTGCTCTGTTCACCAGATTTCCACTGGATCCATGGAGAACCGTTTGTTTTCAGGTGCCctgtgtggcagcagagctcaggctgggcagtgagccctgctcagcaccagccctggtgctgcccgTCCCCAGGGTGGCACCGAGGGCGTTCTGCATCACTGGTGGCAGTGTGGGAGTCCCTGGAGGTGCCACTCAGGCTTTGCATTAACTCTGCAGTGCCCAGTCTGCCGTGGGCCAGAGCCAGTGATGCCATCACACAGAAGTGGTGTCACCAGATGAATTTGGGGAAGGATTAGAGCCAGGCCACTCCTCAAACACCCCCGGGCACAGACGGAGTCTCAGGCAGGCAGATGTTCAAGATGGCTTATCTGAGATAATGCTAATCAAGACTTCAGTTAATTACcatggaaaggaagagggaCCCTGGACTAAACACCACATGTCAGGAGAGTTAAGGATAGAAGtttttcatcctcttttttCACTGTAGTACAGTTTCAAATTGTCTTTTTAATAGACAAACTATTTCTGCAGGACAAGGGAAGCCTGACATGGGGAACTCAGAGATATCTGGGCACAGGATCTACTTGGATAAAACCTGTGGAGGGAAAACAGCCAAACAAGACCCAGCTATTCCCAGACCCCTGCTCTGGCCACAATGTCTCTCTGGCTCAATCAAAATCACCTTTAAACCACCACAGATGTGCACCCTGGCAGGTTTTGGTGCTTGGACACGTGGTCCTTCACTTTCTGCCCTGTCCTCTCTCTCCTGAGCAGAGGGTTTCTGCAGTTAACTGCTCTTAGCAGACCAATGTTTCTGATATTTATGGAATTTTCCAAGGACCATGACTccatttgtgctgctgctggccttgTCACCAGAAGTTCCAGCAGTGCAGTGACATTGCTGGTGACAGATCCAGGTCAAACCCCTCGAGTGCTGAAGGGGAGCgagctgggtgctgctcacCCTGCCAGGAGGCTCCTCTGCCCCGGGCTCTGCCCCAGGACAGCCATGGCTCCATGGTGAGTCTGTGTGCTCTGGGcacctttccctctgctgtctgtgtgtcccaggaCAGGGCAGGTTGCAGGGAAgggccctgggcagctgtgcaggCTCACAGTGCTCCACCTCTCCTGGCAGAGAGCAACCCAGCCCTGGGGTTGGGGATTTCTGCTGGGGCAGAAGGAAATCCTAAGCCAGACTGCTCCTGTGGAGTGTCACAGGCTGGGGTGTGCCTGCCTGGACACCTGGTGGGGCCTTGTGACCTCCCTGGAGGATCCTCCAAGACGCCACAACTGGACCTCTTCTGGTTGATGTGCACCCAGAGGCAGCATTTCCTTCACCTCCCCCCAGAACCCAGCACACACATGGGGTGTTTGCTCACACAGACAACACTGCCTTCAGCAGCAACACTGGTACCTTATAAACTGAATTTATAAAGCTTATCCCAGTGAGATCACAAATCAAAAATTCATGTTTGGGGTAACCTGGCAGAACTTTAGATCCTGACACAGGACAAGAGCTGAGGGGTGCAACCTTAGGGGTCTTTGCTGTCCACTGCACTAATCCTGATTGTAAACTGCATTtcaattgaggaaaaaaagccatacaggacacaaaattaattaatttttgatcACAGGTAATTACAGATGTATTACAGCATTAACACAGGCACAAATTCACTGTACAGATAATTTTCTTAAAGTAgacaacaggaagaaaaattcttgACTGTCTTCTTATACAGGGAGCTTTTCATTCTTTAGAGGAAAACAATGAGGTTCTTTTCAAGGCAGCAAACTCccatgtagaaaaaaaatttctcttcccCCATGACTGTACAGTCACTCACCACATACAATTTTCAAGTCAAAATATACTTCCTTCCCAGGGAGTAAAATTGGACTCCAAAGTCAAGTTCATACATGTGTTGCAGTGTTTGTTCCATCTCTTCATCAAGATACAGccaatttaaaattactgttgTACTGGGTAATTGCAAGTCCTAAAGTTGTAGGAAACCAACTGTTATTGTAAAGTGTTTTGGTATTATTTCAGACTCAAAAGTTTTGTAGGGTTTTGAAATCagatgaaattaaaacaaaaggcATTTTATGTTTCAGTAGGATTTTGGATTTGCCTACATCATTTTGTCCTTGTAGGCAATTCCATGAGAAAGCAAACCCTCAGGAAAACTCATTCTTATTAATGTCCTCAGAACAGTTTGGAAAGAATAAGGTTCTGatatctttattttcagagtGGAGTTGGACAACAATATCTTCCAgtaactgaaaaacaaaatggatCTTGTCTTAAAAATCCAGTGAGCACAGAAATATCTAATGTTCATAACTAGCTGAGTCACCCACTGGTCAGTAATTTTAATAAGCTCTTTCTCTCATGTTTAACAATATTCTAGATGTTTGTGGTGATAAAAGAATAACGAGAGTAAGGGACTTAAGTCCAGAGGAGGGTCCCATGTGGAAGCAATCTGGGCAACCCAGGACTGCCacatccccagggcagccagcaggagaatgggaaaagcttccctgagctcctcctctgcagccagcatCAGGTACAAGGTCTCAGTTTTGGCCAATCCTTTTTGGACACAAGAAATGTCTAAAGGGAATTCAAATgtcacagaaaaccaaaaagccccaaatgtGCTGCTTGGGTGTGTTTGCTGAGAGaccccagggtgggcagggaagTGATGCAGCCACCAAACCCCTTCTGTCCTTGTCAGCTTTGTGCTCCAGATCAGGGGCCACTTATCTCTCTCTGATTAATTACACCTTAATTACACCTCATGAGCAGCCTGTCCCTTCTGTTGTGTCTGACAGCACTGGTGGAGCCTCAGCAAACCAAGGTTTCTCCTGGGGTTGCTGGCACTGGAttgtcccctccatgtcctgtGACATCTCTGGTGGCTCCTTTCTGGAGCCTGGCCTGTGCCCTGAGCACCAGGGACTGCTGAAcctgccaggggctggtggcCACCTCCAGGACCATTACATATATTCTATATCTTATAAATGAAAATGGTTATAGTGGTGCCGGGGGCATGGAGAGCACTGTGCACAAAAAGCCACCTTCTTATATTGGAATTGGTAGGGTTAGAAAAGACTTttaggatcatcaagtccaactgtaaACAGAATAAAGCCAATTTGATGCTTCAACATGAATTTTCAATCACAGGTTTTCAAGAATTTCCCAACTGCTGAAGCCTCACAAGCTTCTGTGAAGAAGGGATGGAGAAATTGCCATGGACTGATGGAAGGCTGAGCCTTGCACTGGGACAGGGtaagagctgagctgctcattTGGGGATCTGCTTTGGGTCAGACCAGACAACTCTGAATCCTGGTACCTGCAGAGGGATCACACCTGCTCTGGGGCACTGATACTAGACCTGGGATAGATTAAATTATAGGAAGAAATtgggtgggcaggccctggcacagggtgcccacagcagctggggctgcccctggatcccaggcagtgcccaaggccaggctggacactggggctgggagcacctgggacagtgggaggtgtccctgccatggcaggggtggcactgggtgggctttagggtcccttccatcccaaaccattctgtgactccatTACCAATGCAAAAGTTGAATTAGtctctggcagagctgtgacagtCACTCATTGACACAGAGGCAGCAATAGTTGCAGTAAATGCACTGCAGaaattggtttattttctttgctgtctgGGACAcacaaatttctgaaaatacagtgcaaaaggaagaaaacaagaaaagcatAGAATGTTTAGTCTCAATACAGGAAATGATCATAATTGAAAGCAATACACTGGAAGCAGTGTCATGCCAGGGGTGGGCAGGAACATTTCCAGGCCTGtgcaaggcagcagagctcagaatCGATGGCAACCAGTGCCAAATCTGACCTGTCACCACCAGTCTGTCTCCTCCG from Camarhynchus parvulus chromosome 13, STF_HiC, whole genome shotgun sequence encodes the following:
- the SPRY4 gene encoding protein sprouty homolog 4, with product MEPRIPHNITVVPNSVMVQPLLDSRIPYGRLQHPLTILPIDQMKSTHLENDYTDNPGASQPPAQKRPRAPQELGSASQHPQRCEQDVTHPWISFSGRPSSISSSSSTSSDQRLLDHMAPVPVAEQSSPRAVRIQPKVINCKPLDLKGPVSQELDKHFLLCEACGKCKCKECALPRTLPSCWVCNQECLCSAQNLVNYSTCMCLVKGIFYHCTNEDDEGTCADQPCSCSQSNCCARWSFMSALSLVLPCLLCYLPATGCVKLSQRCYDRVSRPGCRCKNTNSVICKALPESKGAEKPF